A segment of the Cotesia glomerata isolate CgM1 linkage group LG2, MPM_Cglom_v2.3, whole genome shotgun sequence genome:
aaaaaaataattataccaacataaaatgaaaattaagagaCTACGATCTAATATAAAAGAATCCAcatgttattaaataatttaattgatctaaaaaataattaatatccgAAATGATTGAGTCGTGTACAAAGAAACGTATGTTACTTGCTGTTACACTATTAGGCgggtaaatatataattatttatcacaataaatattatgttatttaaaattgtaggttatacttttattaaattttcaacccacaaattaatttataataattataattaataagtaaattaatttcattttatattacaGATTGACAGTTCTTGTTTTAATAGTTGAGAGCCAATGGACAGATAGTACAAGTAATAAAccttatattgaaaatttggagCACAATGCAACGTGTACGACAAATGGAGACTACGAAATAATAACAGAGTGTCATCCTTGCACAGCGTTTGAAATCGCGAGTAAAAGTATTGGTGTTTGTATTCATTCACGTTACAAGGAAATATTGAGATGTAAAACTGGTGAAACTGTCACTAGAAggtactttaatttattttatttaatatctaaatttaattttattaatgaccTTAAAATTGACcgataattgataattctttgatttttcttgagtagaaaattatttataaaaaatagtatttaatttattttctagagcttctaaatataaaattttttaaataaatttttcttgctacaatttattgattaaaaaatttttaaaaagtattattcgatgtctctcaatttcagtatcattttttaaacaaattaagtCAAAGCAGAATCGGCAGTTACACATCTTTACTCCAAATTACTCAACTCGGCGACATACTTTactcaacataaaaaattgaataactttcaaaaaaaaaaaaactttattcaaTTCATTCACTACTCAACGCTAAGTTTACTCAGTTCcaactttatttaatgaaatctTTACTCAATAGTATTTTATAAGTGATAGCGCgcttttaaaaatctctattcaatatttttttatttaataatattttattcggCAAAAACAAAACTGTACTCAAAATTTCTCAGCTCTGTGCAATCTGTactccaataaaataatttaataaattaaaaaaaaaattttttactatacatagatatataaattatatgtaattgAGTAAAGTTGACATTGAATAAAGTTTGTAAaacaatagaattttattttttaagaataaaattattaattaaagtttttttttttaacttatttaaagtaaacatattattgaacaaaaaataattgaatagaGATGTTTAAAAGTGCGCCATCACTTATAAAATACCATTGAATAAAGATTTCATGAAATACAATTGGAACTGAGTAAACTTAGCGTTGAATAAAGTTAGCATAGAGTAATGAATGAATTGAGTAaagttgtctttttttttaagtttttcgattatttttattgagtaCAGTATGTCGCAGAGTTGAGTAATTTGGAGTAAAGATGTGTAACTGCCGCAGAATCTGacaataacttatttttttaatgaaattatcatgaaaaaaatttaataaaaaaattctacatgtaaaaactaaaaacattttttttttttactgtaattaatatgatactgaagttagccgtcagttgccaactaaaaaaatttttttaacaaatcaataacaacaaaaaaatgcttctataatttttcacttttaatttttattaattttcacatgtggaactttttaattaaattttttttataataatttaattgccataaaattctaaaaaaattttaaaaattggcaGTTGTtagctaactttagtatcgtTAAATTTGAACAACATATAGGGTCAGTTTTTCAAGccgagataaaaatttatccaggataaaattattattgccagtatatttatatataggaAATGTCTATTCATCCTACTTTCggatgattatttttttttaaatcatacgATTATCGTATgaataactattatttatttgtccgaaaattttcaaagtaaataattgtaccgaaatcttttaaatttaatttttaaaaaatgtttataattattttaattttttttttttggttatcaaattaaactgttatttatgttttttttttaattatcaatgagTCTATTAATACGACTTAAATatcaagttttttataaattattttttaatattttgtatatgtatgaaatatatataatatataatatatatatgaaatatatagatatattttatcattagatAACATATTAtcctggattgaaaaactggcccatAAAGtagcaaaaatttaatttttctttcactactaaattataaattatattttataatttcagtTGCGACAGAGTTGCCTGGTTGGAAGaacgtgaatttttaaaattccaagGTGTTATGTTTGTTCTATCGTTTTTGTCATGCGTAATTGTATTTTGGCGTGAAAATATCCTGAGAAAAAGGATAATCCGTAAAGTAGCCAAACAATTACGTGCtagtgtttaaaaatatttgaattagttatataataatttttaaaaaatggaaatatttttagaaatattttctcTCGCCGACGTATGTAAGGCACCAATCGAAACAATAATAGCATTACTGACAATAAAATATAGGAACTCTTCATTGAAGATAACACTAGTACAGAGTGAAAACAAATCTAATGCTCGTGAATACACGATTGATGTATCAGAATATCAATACAGCGTGATAGATAACTGCGAGATGCCGTACGAGGCTAAATCATGTCAGCTGCCAAATTTTATCTACAACTCATCGAACATAATCGCGGGATTTTGTGCCTGTCTGAGGCAAATAATAAAACTGTCATCGATAGAAAATATTGACATGAACATTAATCCGGACTATAGAAATTTATTGGGCTTCAAGGAATCATGTCTGCTTGCTCCCGCCGAAGCGAGTACTTGGACAAGGTACTGTGAGATTGAATTGATATCAACGCTCAAGTATTTAAGCAACGaagatattgataatttaaccGAATTGCCAGTTGATGTAGCGAGATTCGAGGTACACATGTCGCAACCAGTGCGTCTGCATAACATAAACAAGTATacaatgtcaaaaaaatttgctaaTCAAGTAAAACACgatgataatttaatactGGAGCATGTTTATGCCGAAGGTTCTTTTATGACTTTGGCagatattataatatttgtttgtattcatatttttatacatttactGTCTAAAGACGATGTACTGAAATTATTACCATTGACGGCTAAGTGGTACAAGCGAATGTGCAGCGAGCAATTGATGGAATGCTTGAATTTACTAGAATTAGAATCGAATATTTGTCGTAAAAATTACTCCTTGCCTGTTGTTTCAGACTACAGTCTCCATAAAAACGATGCGAAACGTTACAAGCCACGCGGTAGAGTCTACACTCGGCAGGATGATATTGAAAAATCGCTAGAGATGGTCAGAAGTATGGAgattgatattaaaatcaatagtGGTGATCCGAACGACGATGGAGTTTATGGAATAAACGAAACCATAAATATTGATTGGGAAAAAATTCCCTACGAAGCAACGCCTGAAGGTGGATCGTTACCGCAGGTGCGATTGAAGAGAAAATTTCAGCAGCTTGAGAACTTATGTAAGCCTGTGATGAAATTTGCCCGACCCGGAGATGTAATTGTTGATTTTTGTTCTGGAAGTGGCCATTTGGGGATTCTTATTGCGTACTTGTTGCCAAATTGTACAGTTATTTTGCTGGAGAATAAGGAAGAGTCTTTAAACCGATCACGAGAACGAGTTGATAAACTCAAGCTgggtaatgttaaattttatcagtgtaaCTTGGATTATTTTCAAGGAGATTTTGATATCGGAACGTCGTTACACGCCTGCGGTGTTGCTACCGATCTGGTGATCCAACATTGCATAAGGAGTAAAGCTATTTTTGTGAGCTGTCCGTGCTGCTATGGATCGATACAAGATTGTCATCATATTACTTATCCGCGAAGTAATCTTTTTAAGAATAATATCAATCTTAGAGACTATTTGATCGTTGGTCACGCTGCTGACCAGACTCACGATGATAAAAATGCCAAGACTCAACAGGGTTACGAGTGTATGAAGATTATTGACACTGATAGAAAGCTACAAGCTCAAGAGTTTGATTATAatgtttatttgtttaaattagTACCGGATACTTGTACTccgaaaaatcatttattgatTGGTATTCCGAAATGTtgattaaggtaaaagactcagttattgacacttgcaattttattctaattaaaagaataaaatgttctcaaaaaatcaattatcttaaaatttataattaaaaaattatattattaaatttattagagttgatttgtttttttttaattaaaataaaattgcaagtgtcaataactaggccagtgtcaataactgggtcttttaccttataattataattattgtaagcatttttttttaactaattgaTATTtggaaagaattttaattgtatataactttttttgataacttattttttcgtGAATAAATATTCTGTTAGTTAGATAGTATATTTATgtgataagaaataaattataaaaataaatcaagtaaatttattttgttgtattttttttttttttttaaatttgtctcAAATCTTcctcatatttttaatatttaatttataataaaatcgatgagatttaataaaaaaaaaaaacctagctgataataaataatcaatttaactAATGGTCTAAAAGTTAGAcgatgaattatttaaaaatgtattaaacttatgtatatttattaaaatttatgttaggATCTTGACAACTACTCTCatgatattgaaaatttgtCCTTGATTAATCtacgttaaaaaattaaaattttaaaagattgaAAGTTCTTCCGCAGCGATATAGATAACTTTAATGATTTTaggaatagtatattacacacttAGGGaaataaagtaagaaatgtcacggcttcgcctcggccaacaaacatgtgatctgaagctttcttatttacttcccgtgtatactatttttttgctcgacgaaggcagaaaggggcaacttcgtttagcgcagcggaccgaaagttgacgctttctgcctgtcgagcaaaaaaatttattacttagtttttattaaacttttctaTAAATTCAAAGAAGGGaagtttatataaataagcaAAGGCTAAAATTTACACTCAGTCACCTTAGAGCTTGTtctaatcaattttaattttttatttttattaaaaactccaAGAATGATTCGACAATTTTGCCTTGTGCTTTTGTGCTGCGTGATTATTAACTTCagtttttacaattattaaataattttataccaattaatttaattaagattttttaatttttgcagaCAAGTCCTTTGGGAAtcactgaaaataataaaaaggaaTTAAGTAATTCAGAAATTGAATTAACAACATTTTCTGAAGAACTACCGAAAGAAGAGAATATCAATGATGGAATTGAAATTCATCATCTTTGTAAAAGAGTAtgtgtatttataattatttttttgataaatatacttaattaaaattttcttaattttttaaggatGATCTAAATTGTAAAAGACTACCTAAACCAGTAGTATCATCAT
Coding sequences within it:
- the LOC123259087 gene encoding glutathione S-transferase C-terminal domain-containing protein homolog, producing MEIFLEIFSLADVCKAPIETIIALLTIKYRNSSLKITLVQSENKSNAREYTIDVSEYQYSVIDNCEMPYEAKSCQLPNFIYNSSNIIAGFCACLRQIIKLSSIENIDMNINPDYRNLLGFKESCLLAPAEASTWTRYCEIELISTLKYLSNEDIDNLTELPVDVARFEVHMSQPVRLHNINKYTMSKKFANQVKHDDNLILEHVYAEGSFMTLADIIIFVCIHIFIHLLSKDDVLKLLPLTAKWYKRMCSEQLMECLNLLELESNICRKNYSLPVVSDYSLHKNDAKRYKPRGRVYTRQDDIEKSLEMVRSMEIDIKINSGDPNDDGVYGINETINIDWEKIPYEATPEGGSLPQVRLKRKFQQLENLCKPVMKFARPGDVIVDFCSGSGHLGILIAYLLPNCTVILLENKEESLNRSRERVDKLKLGNVKFYQCNLDYFQGDFDIGTSLHACGVATDLVIQHCIRSKAIFVSCPCCYGSIQDCHHITYPRSNLFKNNINLRDYLIVGHAADQTHDDKNAKTQQGYECMKIIDTDRKLQAQEFDYNVYLFKLVPDTCTPKNHLLIGIPKC
- the LOC123259088 gene encoding uncharacterized protein LOC123259088, with amino-acid sequence MIESCTKKRMLLAVTLLGGLTVLVLIVESQWTDSTSNKPYIENLEHNATCTTNGDYEIITECHPCTAFEIASKSIGVCIHSRYKEILRCKTGETVTRSCDRVAWLEEREFLKFQGVMFVLSFLSCVIVFWRENILRKRIIRKVAKQLRASV